The Natrinema saccharevitans genome includes the window ACTGTCCGATTAGCAATCCTGTTATAACCGTTGATATCATCAGTTCCTACGGTCGCGTGCCTTGAGGTTGTAAACGCCTGTGAACCGTTAGATCTAATAGTTGAATTTCCGAGACCCCCGCCGTGTTTATTAGTGACTGATAAATGCGTCCCTGCTTCCCCTACTTCGTTTTCTACCCATTCACCGAAATCATTGTGTGTGCTTTTTAATTCGGATCCGACACTGAGATCTGTTTCTTCTTCAAGGTTACCCACAAACCGGAACACCACAAATGAACTGATAATGTCCTCCCTGTACAATGTATCACAAAAGTCAATCATGGCATCCTGTACTGTGGTATATAAGAGTCCCTCATCATCGCTTTCCCATGCGTAGAGGTACACTCTGTAGTCGTCTCCGATTCCATGCTTGTCGACTATCTCAAATTGCGCCATTCATAGGTGAAATTGATTGTTACGAACATGATACTTTCTGTTAAAACATACACACATTTTAATATACTATATGTTAATAAGTTATAGTATAACGGGATAGTTCTAAATGCGCTCTATACGGATTGGCCCAGTAATACGCTCATTTTCCTTGTCACTATGATAGCTCATATTTGCAGACGATTCATTCAAGTTTACAGACGCCAGCTCCTGCACTGAGTTTGAACAGTGGGTCTCGAAGTGCTATCGCAAATCAACACGCACTCGACTGAGGGTGAACGGGTTGGGAATAGACCCTGAAATCATCCTCGATGACGCGACTGGTCGAACTCGAGACAAAGAGCCCTAAAAGCTCGAACCGGACGACATCAACGACGAGAACGGCGACATGGCGGTCTGTCAGTGCGGCTCTTGGACGGCTTCCCCTTCTGTGACAGGAGCTACTGGCGGACCCACGACGAAGCGACGGAACAACCCACGTCTACGAGGACGAGGAGCAACGGGTCCTCGAGGAAGCGCTGGACCCTCGAGTAGCTGTTCGGACGATTGCCCCGGAAGGAAAAGGGAGCGTGGGTGGGGGAGAAGGGGTACGACGGCAGGACCGCGGAACTCCATGGTTCAGCGCCGGTCGTCCCTGCCGTACACTCACTCACTCCGGAAGCACGGATACGAGTGATCCAAATATATTTGACCGAGCACCGCCTCGGCGCGGCTCAGGTCACGTACAGGGAGTGCGCGATCACGAGGAACCCGGCCAGAACCAGCAGGCTCTCGAGGAGGATACCGGTCATCAGTGGGACGCCGAGTACCTCGTACAACATACCGGCGAGTACTAGACCGAGTGTAACGAGGCCGAAGCCGAGCGAGAGATAGCCCAGCGCGGACTGACGAGTGCGCCGATAGGCCTTGTAGGCAAAGAACGTAATGACGCCGCCGACGACGAGAACGAGCGTCTTGACGACCGCGAGGGCGATCGCGGTCGGCATTGCCGCGGCGGAGATCCACATAGCGATTTCTATCCTGATTTTCAATAGCCGAACCAAGAACCTTGCCGTTCCTGAAGGCGATGTTCCGTGCCACCACGACTCGTGGACAGTCGCCGATACTGGGAGTCGGCGTCGACGACCGATCACGGGATTACGGTCGTAACTGCTTTCGCCGTGGGGTGGCGCGCTGGCACGCCACACCGCCGTGACACGGCCGCGAGCGAACCGTTTTGACGACGGCGACACGAGACACACGCGATGACGCGACTGGTCGAACTCGAGGCGAACGGCCCTCGGAAGCTCGAGCCGGACGACATCGACGACGAGAAGGGCGACGTGGCGGTCTGTCAGTGCGGGCTCTCGGACGACTTCCCCTTCTGTGACGGGAGCCACCGGCGGACCCGCGACGAGGCGGACGGTACGACGTACGTCTACGAGGACGGACAGCGACGAGAAGTCAAGCGGGTCGTGACGACTGACGACGCGGAGGAGTAAGAGCACTCGAGCGTCCGTTTCCCGCCCCCATCACGGTGGCCCGCGTCTCACAGCGAGCGCGCGGAGTTACAGACGACGAGCAGGCTGCTCGCAGCCATCGCGACGGCGGCGAACAGCGGGTTCAACAGGCCGGCGACGGCTAGCGGGATCGCGACCGCGTTGTAGACGAATGCCCAGCCGAGGTTCTGCCGGATCCGTCGGTGGGTCGCCGTCGCCACGGCGAACGTCTCGCCGACGGCCGTGAGGTCGTCACCGACGATCACCGCGTCGGCCGCGTCCGTCGCGAGCTGTGTCCCTCCGCCCATCGCGATGCCGACGTCGGCCGCGGCCAGCGCGGGCGCGTCGTTGCTGCCGTCGCCGACCATCGCGACCGTCCCGCGGGCCCGGAGTCGGTCGACGGTCTCGGCTTTCGCCTCCGGCGGCACGCCCGCGAAGACTTCGTCGACGCCCTCGAGATCGCGGAAGCGCTCGGCCGCCGCTCCCTCGTCGCCGGTGAGGACGACGACCTCGTGATCCGCCGAGAGGTCGGTCAGGGCCGCCTCGAGGTCCTCGCGGGGCGAGTCTCCGACGACGACGACGCCGTGGACGTGGTCTTCCCAACCGACGACGACGGGCACGCGGCCCGCCGTTCGCGCGTCCTCTATCCGGGGCTCGAGTGCGTCGGGGATCGCCAGCCCGCGCTCCCGGCAGAAGTCGGGGTGGCCGACGACGACCCGGTCGCCGTCGACGCGGCCGCTGACGCCGCGGCTCGCCCGCTCGAATCCCTCGACGGCGCTGGCTGTCGTCGCATCGTCGGGTGCCGCGTCGGCGACGGCGGCCGCGACGGGGTGTTCGGAGAGGGCCTCGACCGCGCCGGCCCGCCGGAGCAGTTCCTCGCGGTCGGGGCCGTCGTCCCCGGCGTCCCCGGCGACCGTATGGACGGCGTCGACGGTCATCGTCCCGGTCGTGAGCGTCCCCGTCTTGTCGAGGACGACGGTATCGACGTCGGGGGCGTCCTCGAAGATCGTCTCCGCGGCGACGACGATCCCCCGTTCGGCGGCGGACTGGAT containing:
- a CDS encoding DUF7521 family protein; this encodes MWISAAAMPTAIALAVVKTLVLVVGGVITFFAYKAYRRTRQSALGYLSLGFGLVTLGLVLAGMLYEVLGVPLMTGILLESLLVLAGFLVIAHSLYVT
- a CDS encoding CDGSH iron-sulfur domain-containing protein, translated to MTRLVELEANGPRKLEPDDIDDEKGDVAVCQCGLSDDFPFCDGSHRRTRDEADGTTYVYEDGQRREVKRVVTTDDAEE